A part of Desulfobacter sp. genomic DNA contains:
- a CDS encoding MinD/ParA family protein: MDQAKGLRQMAKTTAMEKLDSVRMKTGGGNSTAYPKVIAVTSGKGGVGKTNIVGNMAVAMSRMGKRVVIIDADVGLANIDIVFNLRPKYNIRHVVSGEKSLDEVMLKTEHGISILPGGSGFADLTSLKEGEKLTLLSEFETLADRADVIFLDTGAGISSNVLYFNAASDECVVVATTEPTSITDAYALMKVMSQEYGTRYFKLVVNMVDKEADAKRVYGSLSNALGKFLKSVVLEYLGCIPFDRELQNAVRRRSILLDVASGAPAGKSMASIARKLAEGRGRNHAGGNMTFFMNRVFEAAQ, encoded by the coding sequence GTGGATCAGGCAAAAGGACTTCGACAGATGGCGAAAACAACGGCCATGGAAAAACTGGATTCGGTAAGAATGAAAACGGGTGGCGGCAATTCAACAGCCTACCCCAAGGTGATTGCCGTTACCAGCGGCAAGGGCGGGGTGGGCAAAACCAATATCGTGGGCAATATGGCCGTTGCCATGTCCCGCATGGGAAAGCGGGTGGTCATCATTGATGCCGATGTGGGGCTGGCCAATATCGATATTGTCTTCAACCTGCGGCCCAAATACAATATCCGTCATGTGGTCAGCGGGGAAAAGAGCCTGGACGAGGTGATGCTAAAAACCGAGCACGGCATCAGTATTCTGCCCGGAGGCTCCGGGTTTGCCGATCTCACCAGTCTCAAAGAAGGGGAAAAACTGACCCTGCTATCGGAGTTCGAGACCCTTGCAGACCGGGCCGATGTCATTTTCCTGGACACCGGGGCCGGTATATCCTCCAATGTATTGTATTTTAATGCCGCATCTGACGAGTGTGTGGTGGTGGCCACCACCGAGCCCACCTCCATCACCGATGCCTATGCATTGATGAAGGTCATGTCCCAGGAATACGGGACCCGGTATTTTAAGCTGGTGGTGAATATGGTGGACAAGGAGGCGGATGCCAAGCGGGTCTACGGCTCATTGAGCAATGCTCTGGGCAAGTTCCTCAAGAGTGTGGTGCTTGAATACCTTGGGTGTATCCCCTTTGACCGGGAATTGCAGAATGCGGTGCGGCGCAGAAGTATATTGCTGGATGTTGCCTCCGGTGCGCCTGCCGGAAAGTCCATGGCGTCCATTGCCCGGAAACTGGCCGAGGGACGCGGGCGGAACCATGCCGGGGGAAATATGACCTTTTTCATGAACCGGGTTTTTGAGGCGGCGCAATAA
- the fliO gene encoding flagellar biosynthetic protein FliO, which produces MSTDADMWLAFARTLGMLFVVLAIFLVAFYLFRRFSGTAGVRGGEELIRVLAVRHLAPKEKLVLVAVKDKAVLVGVTPSGMSQLACMDHDPTTEPENQQPAKGFSKALGRAMARRSGTGERPNG; this is translated from the coding sequence ATGAGCACGGATGCGGACATGTGGCTGGCCTTTGCCCGGACCCTGGGCATGCTTTTTGTGGTGCTGGCCATCTTCCTGGTGGCCTTTTACCTTTTCCGGCGCTTTTCCGGCACTGCAGGTGTCAGAGGCGGCGAGGAACTGATCCGGGTGCTGGCCGTGCGCCACCTGGCCCCTAAGGAAAAGCTGGTGCTGGTGGCGGTGAAGGATAAGGCGGTTCTGGTGGGTGTGACCCCTTCGGGGATGTCGCAACTGGCCTGCATGGACCATGATCCGACCACCGAGCCTGAAAATCAGCAGCCGGCCAAAGGCTTTTCAAAAGCACTGGGCCGGGCCATGGCCCGTCGGAGCGGAACCGGGGAGAGACCCAATGGCTGA
- the fliR gene encoding flagellar biosynthetic protein FliR codes for MELLDILQPDRFRLFMLVLIRVSVFLFTFPIFSSNVFPATLKLGFALVLTLLLYTVVPVDLARFPEDVISTGLLIAAEVMMGMVLGLSLRIFFGAVQLAGQVLGFQIGFAMINVIDPQTGSNVSIMDQIGYLSCVTIFMILDGHHIVIMSLADSFDLVPMGFFVMPGALMEKILEISAGIFVFALKIGAPVLAALTFVNVGFGLISKFSPQMNVMIVAFPVKIAVGLFLFGLTIEIIAMVTRNYIEPFRKLMLYLLFYIGGG; via the coding sequence GTGGAACTGCTGGATATCCTTCAACCGGACCGGTTCAGGCTATTTATGCTGGTCCTGATACGGGTATCCGTCTTTCTGTTCACCTTTCCCATATTTTCCTCCAACGTTTTTCCTGCCACCCTGAAATTGGGGTTTGCCCTGGTACTTACCCTGCTGCTCTATACGGTGGTGCCTGTTGATCTGGCCCGGTTTCCAGAGGATGTGATCTCCACGGGACTGCTCATTGCCGCCGAGGTGATGATGGGGATGGTGCTGGGCCTGAGCTTGAGGATTTTTTTCGGGGCCGTGCAGCTGGCCGGCCAGGTATTGGGATTCCAGATCGGATTTGCCATGATCAATGTCATTGATCCCCAGACCGGGTCCAATGTGTCCATCATGGACCAGATCGGATATCTCTCCTGTGTGACCATATTCATGATCCTGGACGGCCACCACATTGTCATCATGTCCCTGGCGGACAGTTTTGATCTGGTGCCCATGGGGTTTTTCGTCATGCCCGGGGCCCTCATGGAAAAAATCCTGGAAATCAGCGCCGGTATTTTTGTCTTTGCCCTGAAAATCGGTGCCCCGGTGCTGGCCGCCCTGACCTTTGTCAATGTGGGGTTCGGCCTGATTTCCAAGTTTTCACCCCAGATGAATGTCATGATTGTGGCCTTTCCCGTGAAAATTGCGGTGGGCCTTTTCCTGTTCGGCCTGACCATTGAGATCATTGCCATGGTTACGAGAAATTATATTGAGCCCTTCAGGAAACTGATGCTGTATTTACTCTTTTATATTGGCGGAGGATAA
- the fliP gene encoding flagellar type III secretion system pore protein FliP (The bacterial flagellar biogenesis protein FliP forms a type III secretion system (T3SS)-type pore required for flagellar assembly.), with amino-acid sequence MIVLALGAEAAQAAVNFPIPSLELNVTQAAEPEEVAVVLEIIALLTILALAPAILILMTPFTRLIVTFHFLRQAIGTQSSPPNQVLVGLALFMTFFIYRPVGLEIYNTALNPYLEREISYETAFEMAQKPIRKFLLINTRESDIALFVKEGAMEKPETRDDVSLLALIPAYVISELKTAFIVGFILYIPFLVIDMVVASVLLAMGMMMLPPVMISLPFKLMLFVLVDGWHMICGSMLKSFGV; translated from the coding sequence ATGATCGTCCTGGCCCTGGGGGCTGAAGCGGCCCAGGCCGCCGTCAATTTCCCCATTCCCTCCCTGGAACTGAATGTCACCCAGGCGGCGGAGCCCGAAGAGGTGGCGGTGGTGCTTGAAATAATAGCGCTTCTGACGATTCTGGCCCTGGCCCCGGCCATCCTCATCCTCATGACCCCCTTTACCCGGCTCATTGTCACCTTTCATTTTCTGCGCCAGGCCATCGGCACCCAGTCCAGCCCCCCCAACCAGGTGCTTGTGGGGCTGGCCCTGTTCATGACCTTTTTTATTTACCGTCCCGTGGGACTGGAAATTTACAATACGGCCCTCAATCCTTACCTGGAGCGGGAAATCTCCTATGAGACCGCCTTTGAGATGGCCCAGAAACCCATCCGTAAATTCCTTCTCATCAACACCAGGGAGTCGGACATCGCCCTTTTTGTCAAGGAGGGGGCCATGGAAAAGCCCGAGACCCGGGATGATGTCTCCCTGCTGGCCCTGATTCCGGCCTATGTGATTTCGGAGTTGAAAACCGCATTTATTGTGGGCTTTATCCTTTACATCCCCTTCCTTGTCATCGACATGGTGGTGGCCTCGGTGCTGCTGGCCATGGGCATGATGATGCTGCCGCCGGTAATGATTTCCCTGCCCTTTAAACTCATGCTCTTTGTGCTGGTGGACGGGTGGCATATGATCTGCGGTTCCATGTTAAAAAGTTTCGGAGTGTGA
- a CDS encoding protein FlhF, translating to MNKKIFRAANIQDALACIKDEMGPEAMILSTRKLPRSPRDPYGKEMFEVEAGIKDEGRVPEETVKQAVPAGASTDLDALRSDLAEIKDMVALAGMGTGVDAVLGNHFESVGILASMIRAGVSDGLAAALIREAVEKTETAAPWPDPAQQVKAIKKKVMQLCLERLKCEDFFSRSNNGIGGHPHVAAFVGPTGVGKTTTIAKLAALLTFHRKMKVGLVSIDNYRIGAFEQLKAYAGIMGLPCVPAFSGKDLSSALDRMGGMDMVLVDTAGHSHYDKEKLDEILGLISKASRISIHLTLSVTAELINMKEAASAFSVFNPDTYVFTKIDETRRCGKILDQVGNFNMPVSLVTNGQKVPEDLIVPDKPALLKIILGTGPKGD from the coding sequence ATGAATAAGAAGATTTTCCGGGCGGCGAATATCCAGGATGCCCTGGCCTGCATTAAAGACGAAATGGGCCCTGAGGCCATGATCCTTTCCACCCGGAAGCTGCCCCGGTCCCCCAGGGATCCCTACGGCAAGGAGATGTTTGAGGTGGAAGCCGGCATCAAGGACGAGGGCCGGGTACCGGAGGAAACGGTAAAACAGGCGGTGCCTGCCGGGGCATCCACGGACCTGGATGCCCTGCGTTCGGATTTAGCCGAAATTAAGGATATGGTCGCTCTGGCAGGCATGGGCACCGGTGTTGACGCCGTTCTGGGCAACCACTTTGAATCCGTGGGGATCCTGGCGTCGATGATCCGGGCCGGGGTCAGTGACGGCCTTGCCGCCGCCCTGATTCGGGAGGCCGTGGAAAAAACAGAAACAGCGGCTCCCTGGCCCGACCCGGCACAGCAGGTAAAGGCGATTAAAAAAAAGGTGATGCAGCTCTGCCTGGAACGGCTGAAATGCGAGGACTTTTTCAGCCGTTCCAATAACGGCATCGGCGGCCATCCCCATGTGGCTGCCTTTGTGGGGCCCACCGGCGTGGGCAAAACCACCACCATCGCCAAACTGGCCGCCCTGCTCACATTCCACCGGAAGATGAAGGTGGGGCTGGTTTCCATTGACAACTACAGGATCGGTGCCTTTGAGCAGCTTAAAGCCTATGCCGGGATCATGGGGCTGCCCTGCGTGCCCGCCTTCAGCGGGAAAGACCTTTCCTCTGCCCTGGACCGGATGGGGGGCATGGACATGGTGCTTGTGGATACGGCGGGCCACAGCCATTACGACAAGGAAAAGCTGGACGAGATACTGGGGCTGATCTCCAAGGCCTCCAGGATCTCCATTCATTTAACCTTGAGTGTTACGGCTGAATTGATTAATATGAAAGAGGCGGCATCGGCATTTTCCGTATTTAATCCAGATACCTATGTGTTTACGAAAATTGATGAAACCAGACGGTGCGGCAAAATTCTTGACCAGGTCGGCAACTTCAACATGCCTGTGTCCCTGGTGACGAACGGGCAGAAGGTTCCCGAAGATTTGATTGTCCCGGATAAACCGGCATTGCTTAAAATTATTCTGGGGACCGGCCCAAAAGGAGATTAG
- a CDS encoding flagellar basal body-associated FliL family protein yields MTEDLLEEIDRETGGPGQDAADSDKPAGKFAFLRKLLFFKGLTGKKKLIAIIAAAVFVLVLAVAGAWFFFFSGEEEKAAPPVQEVEKKEEIVFEDIVVMEPFERIPMKTGSAMNFISLDLSLELSDHRYRRQVYTVQDRLRRIVEVQVKNASWLELRTPEGKIKLKYEMLRQMNKIFPKVTIRNIYFTNFLMQ; encoded by the coding sequence GTGACTGAAGATCTGCTGGAAGAAATAGACCGGGAAACTGGCGGCCCGGGGCAGGATGCGGCCGATTCAGACAAGCCGGCCGGGAAATTTGCCTTTTTAAGAAAACTGCTCTTTTTCAAAGGGCTGACCGGGAAAAAAAAGCTGATCGCCATCATTGCTGCGGCTGTATTCGTTCTGGTGCTGGCCGTGGCAGGGGCATGGTTCTTCTTTTTTTCCGGAGAAGAGGAAAAGGCCGCGCCTCCTGTCCAGGAAGTTGAAAAGAAAGAGGAAATCGTTTTTGAGGATATCGTGGTCATGGAACCCTTTGAGCGCATCCCGATGAAAACAGGGTCTGCCATGAATTTTATATCTTTGGACCTTTCTCTGGAATTGTCGGACCACAGGTACCGCAGGCAGGTGTATACGGTACAGGACCGGCTCCGAAGGATTGTGGAGGTCCAGGTCAAGAACGCCTCCTGGCTTGAGTTGAGAACCCCCGAGGGAAAAATTAAGCTTAAATATGAGATGCTCAGGCAGATGAACAAAATTTTCCCCAAGGTAACCATACGGAATATCTATTTTACCAATTTTTTAATGCAGTGA
- the fliQ gene encoding flagellar biosynthesis protein FliQ, which yields MTPEFVIEFAKTAIMMTIYLSMPMLGLGLIAGLAISIFQAVTQIQEMTLTFVPKIIAVFLGLLFAAPWMLEEITSFTANILANIPMYIR from the coding sequence ATGACCCCTGAATTCGTAATCGAGTTTGCCAAAACCGCCATCATGATGACCATCTACCTGTCCATGCCCATGCTGGGACTGGGGCTCATTGCCGGGCTGGCCATCAGCATCTTCCAGGCCGTGACCCAGATCCAGGAGATGACCCTGACCTTTGTGCCCAAGATCATCGCCGTATTTTTGGGGCTGCTCTTTGCCGCCCCCTGGATGCTGGAGGAGATTACCTCCTTTACGGCCAATATTCTGGCCAATATTCCCATGTACATCCGTTAG
- the fliM gene encoding flagellar motor switch protein FliM, whose product MSEILSQDEVDSLLDGLDSGEVETETDVASSPEPVEGVVAYDFTSQDKVVRARMPTFDVINERLSREVRATLSSLLQTNVDVSANPFDTLKFSEFVRSLPVPTSLHVFRMEPLRGHGLVVLESQLVYNLIDTFFGGEALGKARVEGREFTTIEEVMIKKAVVATLKNIEASWAPIEPVKASLIRSEMNPQFTAIVLPTDLVIVTRFEIELEQAAGNLVVCYPYSMIEPMRHKLSSGVQAETEEIDSKWRQMIEEVILNSEVDLRIQLGKTEITGERLLYMQPGDVIQLDNDASEPLSCFVDGLEKLTGFIGVQRGFQAFKIRDKIITDCES is encoded by the coding sequence ATGAGTGAAATTCTATCCCAGGACGAGGTTGACAGTTTATTAGACGGTCTGGATTCAGGCGAGGTAGAGACCGAAACCGATGTGGCGTCGTCTCCTGAGCCCGTCGAAGGGGTTGTTGCCTATGATTTCACCAGCCAGGATAAGGTGGTCCGGGCACGGATGCCCACCTTTGACGTTATTAACGAGCGGCTGTCCAGGGAAGTGCGGGCCACCCTCTCCTCCCTGCTCCAAACCAATGTGGATGTCAGTGCCAATCCCTTTGATACCCTGAAATTTTCCGAATTTGTGCGCAGTCTTCCGGTTCCCACCAGTCTCCACGTCTTCAGGATGGAGCCCCTGCGGGGGCACGGGTTGGTGGTTCTGGAAAGCCAGCTGGTCTACAATCTCATCGATACCTTTTTCGGCGGTGAAGCTTTAGGCAAAGCGCGGGTGGAAGGCCGGGAGTTCACCACCATAGAAGAGGTGATGATTAAAAAGGCCGTTGTGGCAACGCTTAAAAATATTGAGGCGTCATGGGCCCCCATTGAGCCGGTGAAGGCATCCTTGATCCGCTCTGAGATGAATCCACAGTTCACAGCCATCGTGCTGCCCACGGACCTGGTGATTGTTACCCGGTTTGAGATCGAACTGGAACAGGCCGCCGGCAACCTGGTGGTCTGCTACCCCTATTCCATGATTGAACCCATGCGGCACAAATTGTCTTCCGGTGTCCAGGCGGAGACCGAGGAAATTGATTCCAAATGGCGGCAGATGATCGAAGAAGTGATCCTCAATTCCGAGGTGGATTTGAGGATTCAGCTGGGCAAAACGGAAATCACAGGGGAACGGCTGCTGTACATGCAGCCCGGCGACGTGATCCAGCTGGATAATGACGCCTCCGAACCCCTCTCCTGTTTTGTGGACGGGCTGGAAAAACTCACCGGTTTCATCGGGGTGCAAAGAGGGTTCCAGGCCTTTAAGATAAGAGATAAAATCATAACGGATTGTGAGAGTTAA
- the flhB gene encoding flagellar biosynthesis protein FlhB: MAEDPEGGGEKTEDASSRKLSKAREEGQVAKSMEIPSVFVLLGGILVLYWTAFFMYGEFTEVFLYNFQFERVPEFNPLDMIHILGYHFKKIFLLCFPVFAVVYVVALLTNTAQVGFEISWKAIEPKLSKLNPITGFKNKFSSRSVMELVKSLLKLAIVSIVVYWAVRGKMSEILRLYDNDVAQILLFLSMESFWVFVKVCLVMIVVALLDFAFQKWKFLEDQKMTKKEVKDELKQTEGDPQIKSRIRQLQMEAARKRMMAEVPGADVVVTNPTRLAVALKYDNMTMEAPVVVAKGAGPVAAKIREIAREHDVPLVEDKPLARNLYRLVDIGGEVPMEHYQAVAELLAYVYRMKKNR; the protein is encoded by the coding sequence ATGGCCGAAGATCCTGAAGGCGGCGGCGAGAAGACCGAGGACGCATCGTCGAGGAAGCTCAGCAAGGCCAGGGAAGAGGGGCAGGTTGCCAAAAGTATGGAAATCCCCTCTGTCTTTGTCCTGCTGGGCGGCATACTGGTGCTGTACTGGACCGCCTTTTTCATGTACGGGGAATTTACCGAGGTGTTCCTGTATAATTTCCAATTTGAGCGGGTGCCCGAATTCAATCCCCTGGATATGATCCATATACTGGGATACCATTTTAAAAAGATTTTCCTGCTCTGTTTTCCCGTATTTGCAGTGGTGTATGTGGTGGCCCTGCTCACCAACACGGCCCAGGTGGGGTTCGAAATTTCCTGGAAGGCCATTGAGCCCAAGCTTTCCAAGCTCAATCCCATCACCGGATTTAAAAACAAGTTTTCCTCCCGTTCCGTGATGGAATTGGTGAAGTCCCTGCTTAAGCTGGCAATCGTCTCCATCGTTGTGTACTGGGCCGTACGGGGAAAAATGTCGGAAATTTTAAGGCTCTATGACAATGACGTTGCCCAGATCCTGCTTTTTCTTTCCATGGAATCCTTCTGGGTCTTTGTGAAGGTCTGCCTGGTGATGATCGTTGTGGCCCTCCTGGATTTTGCCTTCCAGAAATGGAAGTTTCTGGAAGACCAGAAGATGACCAAAAAGGAGGTGAAGGATGAACTCAAGCAGACCGAAGGCGATCCACAGATCAAATCCAGGATCCGCCAGCTCCAGATGGAAGCGGCCAGAAAAAGAATGATGGCCGAAGTGCCCGGGGCCGATGTGGTGGTCACCAACCCAACACGGCTGGCCGTGGCCCTGAAATACGATAATATGACCATGGAGGCCCCGGTGGTGGTGGCCAAGGGTGCCGGCCCCGTGGCCGCGAAAATCAGGGAGATAGCCCGGGAACATGATGTGCCCCTGGTGGAAGATAAGCCCTTGGCCCGGAATTTGTATAGATTAGTGGATATCGGCGGAGAAGTCCCCATGGAACATTACCAGGCGGTGGCGGAACTGCTGGCATACGTGTACAGAATGAAAAAGAACAGGTAA
- the fliN gene encoding flagellar motor switch protein FliN has translation MVDENGIPGGDPGEDLERTEEQGARELDFILDIPLELSVELGKTKMLVNDLLQLGQGSIIELNKLAGEPLEVYINRKLIARGEVVVVNEKFGVRLTDVITPIDRVKSLAAEEE, from the coding sequence ATGGTTGATGAAAACGGCATTCCCGGCGGAGACCCGGGAGAAGATCTGGAAAGAACGGAAGAGCAGGGGGCCAGGGAACTGGATTTTATCCTGGATATCCCCCTGGAATTGTCCGTGGAACTGGGCAAGACGAAAATGCTGGTCAATGACCTGCTTCAGCTGGGCCAGGGTTCCATTATTGAGTTGAACAAGCTGGCCGGCGAACCCCTGGAGGTGTATATCAACCGCAAGCTTATTGCCCGGGGGGAAGTGGTTGTGGTGAATGAAAAATTCGGGGTGAGGCTCACCGACGTGATCACCCCCATCGACCGGGTCAAATCCCTGGCGGCAGAGGAAGAATGA
- the flhA gene encoding flagellar biosynthesis protein FlhA, whose protein sequence is MAGEAAGILTGLKKEASDIMMIVAFIGILMAMILPLHPMILDFFLALNISLGIVVLITTMYTRKPLEFAIFPSLLLVLTLFRLSLNVASTRLILLHGSEGPMAAGAIIMSFGNFVVGGNYVVGLVIFVILVLINFMVITKGAGRIAEVAARFTLDAMPGKQMAIDADLNAGMIDEQEAGERRAAIARESEFHGAMDGASKFVRGDAVAGIVITLINIVGGFVIGVVQQGMPMGEALTNYTLLTVGDGLVSQIPALLISAAAGLLVSRSGAETKMGKEFAKQLLSSSTPVLVGSVIIFCMGLVPGLPSIPFMTLGLTMGTLAWYFLRDQEREEETALAEAEAAAAQEEAPGQPEDVEHLLTLDTIELEVGYGLIPLVDKQQDGTLLGRIKAIRRQFATEMGIIIPPIHIRDNLNLNPAQYRLMIKGVETAGCELMVNHFLAMDPGGVAQPIEGIETVEPAFNLPALWIPEEREEEAKFAGYTVVDNSTVIATHLTEIVRNNAYELLGRQDVQHLLDNLAKTSPKAVEELVPGLLPVGIVQKVLQNLLRERISIRDLLTIVETLADFAPAGKDPDLLTEYVRQRIARAMLAPYLQPGKVLQVITLDAQVEEMLSKNIKRTEHGAFLALDPVLIGEIIGAVSRQVEQLVAMNIQPVLMTVPTLRRHVRKLIESSLSTVFVVSHAEIVDDINLQAVGKVSLKDE, encoded by the coding sequence ATGGCAGGAGAGGCTGCCGGTATCCTTACCGGCCTGAAAAAAGAAGCATCGGATATTATGATGATCGTTGCCTTTATCGGCATCCTCATGGCAATGATCCTTCCCCTGCACCCCATGATCCTGGATTTTTTCCTTGCCTTAAATATTTCCCTGGGGATCGTGGTGCTTATCACCACCATGTATACGAGAAAACCCCTTGAATTCGCTATTTTCCCCTCCCTGCTTCTGGTGCTCACCCTTTTCAGGCTGTCGCTTAACGTGGCATCCACCCGGCTGATCCTGCTCCACGGCAGTGAGGGCCCCATGGCCGCCGGGGCCATCATCATGTCCTTCGGCAACTTCGTTGTGGGGGGCAATTATGTGGTGGGCCTGGTTATTTTTGTTATTCTGGTCCTCATCAATTTTATGGTCATCACCAAGGGTGCCGGCCGTATCGCAGAGGTGGCGGCCCGGTTTACCCTGGACGCCATGCCCGGCAAGCAGATGGCCATTGACGCCGACCTCAACGCCGGGATGATCGATGAGCAGGAGGCCGGGGAACGGCGGGCCGCCATTGCCCGGGAATCGGAATTCCACGGGGCCATGGACGGCGCCTCCAAGTTTGTCCGGGGGGATGCCGTGGCCGGCATTGTCATCACCCTGATCAATATTGTTGGCGGATTTGTCATCGGCGTGGTCCAGCAGGGCATGCCCATGGGCGAAGCCCTGACCAATTATACCCTGCTCACCGTGGGGGACGGGCTGGTTTCCCAGATTCCGGCCCTGCTGATTTCGGCGGCCGCAGGCCTCCTGGTCTCCCGGTCAGGCGCCGAGACCAAAATGGGCAAGGAATTTGCCAAACAGCTGCTTTCCAGTTCCACTCCGGTGCTGGTGGGGTCCGTGATCATATTCTGCATGGGCCTGGTGCCGGGGCTGCCCTCCATCCCCTTCATGACCCTGGGGCTGACCATGGGCACCCTTGCCTGGTATTTTCTCAGGGATCAGGAACGTGAGGAAGAGACTGCCCTGGCCGAGGCAGAAGCCGCTGCCGCCCAGGAAGAGGCCCCGGGCCAGCCCGAAGATGTGGAGCACCTCCTTACCCTGGACACCATCGAGCTGGAAGTGGGCTACGGGCTGATTCCCCTGGTGGACAAACAGCAGGACGGCACCCTGCTGGGACGGATCAAGGCCATCCGCCGGCAGTTCGCAACGGAGATGGGCATCATCATCCCTCCCATCCACATCCGGGATAATTTGAATTTGAACCCGGCCCAGTACCGGCTGATGATCAAGGGGGTGGAAACCGCAGGGTGCGAGCTCATGGTCAACCATTTTCTGGCCATGGATCCGGGCGGGGTAGCCCAGCCCATTGAAGGCATTGAAACCGTTGAACCGGCATTTAACCTGCCGGCCCTGTGGATTCCCGAAGAGCGGGAAGAAGAGGCCAAATTTGCCGGATATACCGTGGTGGACAATTCCACGGTCATTGCCACCCACCTCACCGAGATCGTCCGTAACAACGCCTATGAGCTGCTTGGCCGCCAGGATGTCCAGCACCTGCTGGACAATCTGGCCAAAACCAGTCCCAAGGCCGTGGAAGAGCTGGTGCCCGGCCTCCTGCCCGTGGGCATCGTCCAGAAGGTACTCCAGAACCTGCTCAGGGAACGGATTTCCATCCGGGATCTGCTGACCATTGTGGAAACCCTGGCCGACTTCGCACCGGCGGGCAAGGATCCGGACCTGCTCACCGAATATGTGCGCCAGCGGATTGCTAGGGCCATGCTGGCGCCTTACCTCCAGCCGGGCAAGGTGCTCCAGGTCATCACCCTGGATGCCCAGGTGGAGGAGATGCTGTCCAAAAATATCAAGCGGACCGAGCACGGTGCTTTCCTGGCCCTGGACCCCGTGCTCATCGGGGAAATCATCGGGGCCGTATCCCGGCAGGTGGAACAGCTGGTGGCCATGAATATCCAGCCCGTTCTGATGACGGTGCCCACCCTGCGCCGCCATGTGCGCAAACTGATCGAATCTTCCCTGTCCACGGTTTTTGTGGTATCCCATGCGGAAATTGTGGATGATATTAATTTACAGGCGGTTGGAAAGGTAAGTTTGAAAGATGAATAA